In Camelus bactrianus isolate YW-2024 breed Bactrian camel chromosome 34, ASM4877302v1, whole genome shotgun sequence, one genomic interval encodes:
- the DDX47 gene encoding putative ATP-dependent RNA helicase DDX47 — MAALEEHGSPAEAAQTAVGEEETKTFKDLGVTDVLCEACDQLGWTKPTKIQIEAIPLALQGRDIIGLAETGSGKTGAFALPILNALLETPQRLFALVLTPTRELAFQISEQFEALGSSIGVQTAVIVGGIDSMSQSLALAKKPHIVIATPGRLIDHLENTKGFNLRALKYLVMDEADRILNMDFETEVDKILKVIPRDRKTFLFSATMTKKVQKLQRAALKNPVKCAVSSKYQTVEKLQQYYLFIPSKFKDTYLVYILNELAGNSFMIFCSTCNNTQRTALLLRNLGFTAIPLHGQMSQSKRLGSLNKFKAKARSILLATDVASRGLDIPHVDVVVNFDIPTHSKDYIHRVGRTARAGRSGKAITFVTQYDVELFQRIEHLIGKRLPVFPTQDDEVMMLTERVTEAQRFARMELREHGEKKKRTREDAGDNDDTEGAIGVRNKVAGGKMKKRKGR, encoded by the exons ATGGCGGCGTTGGAGGAGCACGGTTCACCGGCCGAAGCGGCCCAGACGGCGGTAGGGGAGGAGGAAACGAAAACATTTAAAGACCTG GGTGTGACAGATGTGTTGTGTGAAGCCTGTGACCAGCTGGGATGGACAAAGCCCACCAAGATCCAGATTGAAGCTATTCCTTTGGCCTTACAAG GTCGTGATATCATTGGGCTGGCGGAAACTGGCTCTGGGAAGACAGGGGCCTTTGCTTTGCCCATTCTGAACGCACTGCTGGAGACGCCCCAGCGTTTGTTTGCCTTGGTTCTCACCCCCACTCGGGAGCTGGCCTTTCAGATCTCAGAGCAGTTTGAAGCCCTGGGGTCTTCCATTGGGGTGCAGACTG ctGTGATTGTAGGTGGAATTGATTCGATGTCCCAATCTCTAGCCCTGGCGAAAAAACCGCATATAGTAATAG CAACTCCTGGTCGCCTGATCGACCACTTGGAAAATACAAAAGGTTTCAATTTAAGAGCCCTCAAGTACTTGGTCATGGACGAAGCAGACCGAATACTGAATATGGACTTTGAGACAGAG GTTGACAAGATCCTAAAAGTGATTCCCCGCGATCGGAAAACGTTTCTCTTCTCTGCTACCATGACCAAGAAG GTGCAGAAACTCCAGCGAGCAGCACTGAAGAATCCTGTGAAATGTGCCGTTTCCTCTAAATACCAGACGGTTGAGAAGCTACAGCAGTATTACCTTTTTATTCCTTCTAAATTCAAG GATACGTACCTGGTTTATATTCTAAATGAACTGGCTGGAAACTCCTTTATGATATTCTGCAGCACCTGTAACAACACTCAGAGGACAGCATTGCTACTCCGGAATCTTGGATTCACTGCCATCCCCCTCCATGGACAGATGAGTCAG AGCAAGCGCCTAGGATCCCTTAATAAGTTTAAGGCAAAGGCTCGTTCCATTCTTCTAGCAACTGATGTGGCAAGCCGGGGTTTGGACATACCTCATGTGGATGTGGTTGTGAACTTTGACATTCCCACTCATTCCAAG GATTACATCCATCGAGTAGGTCGAACAGCTCGGGCTGGGCGCTCTGGAAAGGCCATCACCTTTGTCACCCA ATACGATGTGGAGCTCTTCCAGCGCATAGAACACTTAATTGGGAAGAGACTGCCTGTTTTCCCAACTCAGGATGACGAGGTTATGATGCTGACAGAACGTGTGACTGAAGCCCAAAGATTTGCCCGAATG GAGTTACGGGAGCATGGGGAAAAGAAGAAACGCACGCGGGAGGATGCCGGGGACAATGACGATACGGAGGGTGCCATCGGTGTCAGGAACAAGGTGGCTGGAGGGAAAATGAAGAAACGGAAAGGCCGTTAA